A genomic region of Bradyrhizobium sp. ORS 278 contains the following coding sequences:
- a CDS encoding PAS domain-containing protein has translation MISREFGRTFWRNQTSVDYALADLAAGRLEDHDFRLLADGIPTLCWIANGDGYIVWYNRRWHEYCGSTPTQMEGWGWQSVHDPAQLPSVMQRWQASIATGEPFEMTFPLRGADGVFRPFLTRIQPMRDASGRIRRWFGVNTEVSAQVQAEQALRDSETQARADAERIQLALAAGAIIGTWVWDIPANRFTIDENFAVNFGLDPALGREGLSLEQVTMTVHPDDQAGLAAAIQDALTRGGDYAHQYRVRRRDGRYHWIEANGRVELRDGKPVRFPGVLLDVNARHAAEAALRETEERLRLATQVAEIGFWDYDPATGVLIWPPLVRAMFGVAEDVPVTIADFYEGLHPDDREPTTAAFAAAADPAQRALYDVEYRTIGKNDGALRWVAAKGRGLFDEAGHCVRLIGTAIDITARKTAEARLRDLNERLEVANEEIKRYAHVVSHDLRAPLVNIMGFAQELQSQRDEMFAAGQLPKADPQRVQAERDFDESLSFIRAATQKMDGLITAILKVSRHGQQPLHPEPLDMEALVRKLADAIRHQTETAGAVITIEPLPSLVADPLAVGQIFGNLLDNAVKYLDPDRPGRITVSGEARGREVVVHVADNGRGIRPEDQARVFELFQRAGQRDQPGEGIGLAHVKSLVGRMHGNISLTSEAGVGTTFTVTLPRTPAN, from the coding sequence ATGATCAGTCGTGAGTTCGGGCGGACCTTCTGGCGCAATCAGACCTCTGTCGATTACGCGCTTGCGGACCTCGCCGCGGGCCGCCTCGAGGATCATGATTTCCGGCTGCTCGCGGACGGCATTCCCACGCTGTGCTGGATCGCCAATGGCGACGGCTACATCGTCTGGTACAATCGCCGCTGGCACGAATACTGCGGCAGCACGCCGACGCAGATGGAAGGCTGGGGCTGGCAGTCGGTGCACGACCCCGCGCAGCTTCCCTCCGTGATGCAGCGCTGGCAGGCCTCGATCGCCACCGGCGAGCCGTTCGAGATGACGTTTCCGCTGCGCGGCGCCGACGGAGTCTTCCGCCCATTCCTCACCCGGATCCAGCCGATGCGCGACGCCTCGGGCCGGATCCGCCGTTGGTTCGGCGTGAACACCGAAGTGTCGGCGCAGGTCCAGGCCGAGCAGGCGCTGCGCGACAGCGAGACGCAGGCGCGTGCCGATGCGGAGCGCATCCAGCTCGCGCTGGCGGCGGGCGCCATCATCGGCACCTGGGTCTGGGACATCCCCGCCAACCGCTTCACCATCGACGAGAATTTTGCGGTCAATTTCGGTCTCGATCCCGCGCTCGGGCGCGAAGGCCTGAGCCTCGAGCAGGTCACGATGACCGTGCACCCGGACGATCAGGCCGGGCTCGCCGCCGCCATTCAGGACGCCCTGACGCGCGGCGGCGACTACGCGCACCAATATCGCGTCCGCCGTCGCGATGGCCGCTATCACTGGATCGAGGCCAACGGCCGCGTCGAATTGCGCGACGGCAAGCCGGTGCGCTTCCCCGGCGTTCTGCTCGACGTCAACGCGCGTCACGCCGCCGAGGCGGCGCTGCGCGAGACCGAGGAGCGGCTGCGGCTGGCGACCCAGGTCGCCGAGATCGGCTTCTGGGACTACGATCCCGCGACCGGCGTGCTGATCTGGCCGCCACTCGTCCGGGCGATGTTCGGCGTCGCCGAGGACGTGCCGGTCACGATCGCGGACTTCTACGAAGGCCTGCATCCGGACGACCGCGAGCCGACGACGGCCGCCTTCGCCGCCGCCGCCGATCCCGCCCAGCGGGCGCTCTACGACGTCGAGTATCGCACCATCGGCAAGAACGACGGCGCGCTGCGCTGGGTCGCCGCCAAGGGTCGCGGCCTGTTCGACGAGGCCGGTCATTGCGTGCGCCTGATCGGCACGGCGATCGATATCACCGCGCGCAAGACCGCTGAGGCGCGGCTGCGCGATCTCAACGAGCGGCTGGAGGTCGCCAATGAGGAGATCAAGCGCTACGCTCATGTGGTGAGCCACGATCTGCGCGCGCCGCTCGTCAACATCATGGGCTTCGCCCAGGAGCTGCAGAGCCAGCGCGACGAGATGTTCGCCGCCGGGCAGCTGCCCAAGGCCGATCCGCAGCGTGTGCAGGCCGAGCGCGATTTCGACGAGTCGCTGTCCTTCATCCGCGCCGCGACGCAGAAGATGGACGGCCTGATCACCGCCATCCTCAAAGTGTCGCGCCATGGCCAGCAGCCGCTGCATCCCGAGCCGCTCGACATGGAGGCTCTGGTGAGGAAGCTCGCCGATGCCATTCGTCATCAGACCGAGACGGCGGGCGCCGTCATCACCATCGAGCCGTTGCCGTCGCTGGTGGCGGATCCGCTCGCGGTCGGTCAGATCTTCGGCAACCTGCTCGACAATGCGGTCAAATATCTCGATCCCGACCGCCCCGGCCGCATCACGGTCTCTGGCGAGGCGCGCGGCCGTGAGGTGGTCGTCCATGTCGCCGACAACGGCCGGGGCATCCGCCCGGAGGACCAGGCGCGGGTGTTCGAGCTGTTTCAGCGCGCCGGCCAGCGCGACCAGCCCGGCGAGGGCATCGGCCTTGCGCATGTGAAGTCCTTGGTCGGGCGCATGCACGGCAACATCTCGCTGACATCGGAGGCCGGCGTCGGCACGACGTTCACCGTGACCTTGCCGCGCACGCCTGCGAACTAA
- a CDS encoding DoxX family protein, whose translation MWLTKDDFRIKADNFDLSNGLNILRIICGLFLFPHVAGKFAGGAVSAATAGFFAKAGFHPPEVWVVLAAASECAAGIALVLGICTRFAALGATVLLLFAVYALQVVKGFGWTWNTGGYEYPVFWAITSLAVGIEAWKAHLVKARPRVSVVPASAGA comes from the coding sequence ATGTGGCTCACCAAGGACGACTTCCGCATCAAGGCGGACAATTTTGATTTGTCGAATGGCCTGAACATTCTTCGCATCATCTGCGGATTGTTTCTGTTTCCGCACGTCGCCGGGAAATTCGCCGGCGGCGCGGTGTCTGCGGCGACAGCCGGCTTCTTCGCCAAGGCCGGCTTTCATCCGCCGGAGGTCTGGGTCGTGCTTGCCGCCGCGTCCGAATGCGCCGCCGGCATCGCTTTGGTCCTCGGCATCTGCACCCGCTTCGCCGCGCTCGGCGCCACCGTGCTGCTGCTGTTCGCCGTCTACGCGCTGCAGGTCGTGAAGGGCTTTGGCTGGACCTGGAATACCGGCGGCTATGAATACCCGGTGTTCTGGGCGATCACCTCGCTCGCGGTCGGCATCGAGGCCTGGAAGGCGCATCTCGTCAAGGCGAGGCCGCGCGTTTCCGTCGTGCCCGCGAGCGCCGGCGCCTGA
- a CDS encoding thioredoxin family protein has protein sequence MTIPRIVDLDAWTEAHRAHLLKEKAFMRQRDALAAERRALPWLRVEKDYLFQAPQGSVSLGGLFQGRSQLIVYHFMMAPGDPHRCPGCSFLCDHIDGANQHLAHHDVSLVAVSRAPLAEIVPFKTRMGWAFDWVSSYGSDFNFDFQVSFSDEQIATGQAIYNFAPLRRGSHELPGLTVFTRDAAGDIFCTFQVRSRGGDPLIGAYHYLDLTPKGRNETGRGNLSDWVRLHDEYEDSNTRSGDRGH, from the coding sequence ATGACCATCCCGAGGATCGTCGATCTTGACGCATGGACCGAGGCGCATCGCGCCCATCTCCTCAAGGAAAAGGCCTTCATGCGGCAACGTGATGCGCTGGCAGCCGAGCGTCGGGCGCTGCCCTGGCTCAGGGTCGAGAAGGATTATCTGTTCCAGGCGCCGCAGGGGTCCGTCAGTCTCGGCGGGCTGTTTCAGGGCCGTAGCCAACTGATCGTCTACCATTTCATGATGGCGCCCGGCGATCCGCACCGCTGTCCCGGTTGCTCCTTCCTGTGCGACCATATTGACGGCGCCAACCAGCATCTCGCCCATCACGACGTCAGCCTGGTCGCCGTATCGCGTGCCCCGCTCGCCGAGATCGTGCCGTTCAAGACGCGGATGGGCTGGGCGTTCGATTGGGTGTCCTCGTACGGAAGCGACTTCAATTTCGACTTCCAGGTCTCGTTCTCTGACGAGCAGATCGCCACGGGACAGGCGATCTACAATTTTGCGCCGCTGCGTCGTGGCTCGCACGAGCTTCCGGGCCTCACCGTATTCACCAGGGACGCGGCCGGCGACATCTTCTGCACATTCCAGGTCCGCTCCCGCGGCGGCGATCCACTGATCGGCGCCTATCATTATCTCGATCTCACGCCCAAGGGCCGCAACGAGACCGGTCGCGGCAATCTCTCGGACTGGGTCCGCCTGCACGACGAATATGAGGATAGCAACACGCGAAGCGGCGATCGCGGGCACTAG
- a CDS encoding serine acetyltransferase: MTSSPTTRKHDLWSSLRREAELAAARDPVFGRALSAAVLDHPGLGSVVAQQIGARLGRSAAQQARFAALAREAHLVAPGLVDAAHRDLDAIAAHDPATTALLPPLLNYKGYIALQAFRVAHWLWTAGRSDLALLLQAESSTALQVSMHPSARIGTSVFLDHATGIVIGAHSSIGDEVTILQNVTIGRRDALPGRGPRIGRGVLLSSGAIVLGDVAIGDFAKIGAGAVVTADVPAGCTAVGTPARLTNCPRQPVSTQSDHGTA; encoded by the coding sequence ATGACGAGCAGCCCGACCACCCGAAAGCACGATTTGTGGTCATCCCTCCGTCGCGAGGCAGAGCTGGCCGCCGCGCGCGATCCCGTATTCGGCCGTGCCCTGTCCGCCGCCGTCCTCGATCATCCCGGTCTCGGCAGTGTCGTCGCGCAGCAGATCGGCGCTCGGCTTGGCCGTAGCGCGGCTCAGCAGGCACGGTTTGCCGCGCTCGCGCGCGAGGCGCATCTCGTGGCGCCCGGGCTCGTCGACGCGGCGCATCGCGACCTCGATGCGATTGCGGCGCATGATCCGGCCACCACGGCGCTGCTGCCGCCGCTCTTGAACTACAAGGGCTACATCGCGCTGCAGGCGTTTCGCGTCGCGCACTGGCTGTGGACCGCCGGGCGGTCTGATCTGGCCCTGCTGCTGCAGGCAGAGAGCTCGACGGCGCTGCAGGTCAGCATGCATCCCTCGGCGCGGATCGGCACGTCGGTGTTTCTCGATCACGCGACGGGCATCGTGATCGGCGCCCATAGCAGCATCGGCGACGAGGTGACGATCCTGCAGAACGTCACGATCGGGCGGCGCGATGCGCTGCCCGGCCGCGGCCCGCGCATCGGCCGCGGCGTGCTGCTGTCCTCCGGCGCGATCGTGCTGGGCGACGTCGCGATCGGCGACTTCGCCAAGATCGGCGCGGGCGCCGTCGTCACGGCCGATGTGCCCGCAGGCTGCACGGCGGTGGGAACGCCGGCGCGGCTGACAAACTGCCCGCGGCAGCCAGTGTCGACGCAGTCCGATCACGGGACCGCGTGA
- a CDS encoding NUDIX domain-containing protein, translating into MIDQHQRPYLASYCMLRVNDSILLQRRFNTGYLDGLWALPSGHVNTGEDAISAASRELREETGLVVKPDAWRFVCAMHRQTDRTIIDLFFATDVFAGEPKIRERDKSDGLEFFPLDTLPRELAGYVGVAIRCLLGQALPQGSFYMEGWG; encoded by the coding sequence ATGATCGATCAACATCAACGCCCCTATCTCGCTTCCTACTGCATGCTGCGCGTAAACGACAGCATCCTGCTGCAGAGGCGCTTCAACACAGGCTACCTGGACGGGTTATGGGCGCTACCTTCAGGACACGTCAACACCGGAGAAGACGCGATCAGCGCCGCCTCACGCGAATTGCGCGAGGAGACAGGACTTGTCGTGAAGCCCGACGCTTGGCGCTTCGTCTGCGCGATGCACCGCCAAACGGATCGCACCATCATCGATCTGTTTTTCGCCACGGACGTGTTCGCCGGCGAGCCGAAAATCCGCGAGCGTGACAAATCCGACGGTTTGGAGTTCTTTCCGCTCGATACGCTTCCTCGCGAGCTCGCTGGTTATGTCGGCGTTGCGATCCGCTGCCTTCTGGGACAAGCTCTCCCTCAAGGCTCATTCTACATGGAAGGATGGGGTTGA
- a CDS encoding SDR family oxidoreductase: protein MAQVVVISGGGTGIGLATARTFAGRGAQVVMVGRRKSVIEASAASIAAEQPHAPAPLAITADLAEVEQVEATRMTLEQRFAAVDVLVNAAGGHVARRAPTNTYDDGLAGVARRWTDNFRINTLTAVLLTEALMPRLRAPGGRIIFVSSIAAYRGSGEGSYGAAKAALHPYSADLAKRLGPRGITVNVVAPGYVADTEFFGAAMSEAQLKSRIDETMNGRAGTPDDIAATIGWLASAEAVHVTAQIVQVNGGAERGH from the coding sequence GTGGCGCAAGTGGTCGTGATCAGTGGCGGCGGCACCGGCATCGGGCTTGCGACGGCGCGGACCTTCGCTGGACGTGGAGCACAGGTCGTGATGGTGGGACGCCGCAAAAGCGTGATCGAGGCCTCGGCCGCGTCGATCGCCGCTGAGCAGCCGCATGCGCCGGCTCCCTTGGCCATCACGGCGGACCTTGCGGAGGTGGAGCAGGTCGAAGCAACACGAATGACGCTGGAGCAGCGGTTCGCGGCCGTCGACGTACTGGTGAATGCTGCCGGCGGCCATGTGGCGCGGCGTGCGCCGACCAACACCTATGATGACGGTCTGGCGGGCGTGGCGCGGCGCTGGACCGACAATTTCCGCATCAACACGCTGACGGCCGTGCTGCTCACCGAAGCGCTCATGCCGCGCCTGCGTGCGCCGGGCGGACGGATCATCTTCGTGAGTTCGATCGCGGCCTATCGCGGATCGGGCGAAGGGTCTTATGGCGCGGCCAAGGCAGCACTGCACCCCTACTCCGCCGATCTCGCCAAACGGCTCGGACCACGCGGCATCACGGTGAACGTCGTCGCGCCGGGCTATGTCGCGGACACGGAATTCTTCGGCGCGGCGATGAGTGAAGCACAGCTGAAATCGAGGATCGATGAGACGATGAACGGCCGCGCGGGGACGCCCGACGACATCGCCGCGACGATCGGCTGGCTCGCCTCGGCGGAGGCGGTGCATGTCACCGCGCAGATCGTTCAGGTGAATGGCGGGGCCGAACGGGGGCATTAA